A single genomic interval of Brevibacillus brevis harbors:
- a CDS encoding amidohydrolase family protein gives MSTILIQGAYILSMDSQIKEIKNGDILIENNIIKQVGKNSELTEDMEVLDGSGYIVMPGFVDTHRHVYQHLFNQAFTNWSLTDYFTRFLGDIGQRLRPQDIYVGSYIGYLEAIHSGVTTVLHWANSTNSYGHGLEILRADSEIGIRTIVAIADSVVAHDEDANFKNMLRLRETNSNPLTQIALGALSNDVERLKRSIKEAHELNVFATVHVGGVPGEAGLIAHLHEEGLPLDFINFAHCNQLSEKDYELFVQENMSVSITPEIEMLMGHGYPPFYQILSKGGRPSIGVDTTSVVGADMITQLRVALAYTHSVHNERVNIKGEEPSLGVFNAKSVLEMGTIDGARALRMEEEIGSLTPGKKADLIMIDTGGHQTAPLYDPYNYVLMNVNAGNITHVMSDGRWMKKDGRVVHDPVDIDLLNDSTRFMREELERYQGVRV, from the coding sequence ATGTCAACAATCCTGATTCAAGGCGCGTATATTTTATCGATGGATTCTCAAATTAAAGAAATCAAAAATGGAGATATTTTGATTGAAAACAACATCATCAAACAGGTCGGAAAGAACAGCGAGCTGACGGAAGATATGGAGGTACTCGACGGTTCCGGATACATTGTGATGCCGGGCTTCGTGGATACACACCGCCACGTCTATCAGCATTTGTTCAATCAAGCCTTTACGAACTGGTCGCTGACGGACTACTTTACACGGTTTCTTGGTGATATCGGACAACGCCTTCGCCCGCAGGACATCTATGTAGGCAGTTATATCGGTTATTTGGAGGCGATTCATTCTGGCGTTACAACCGTACTGCACTGGGCGAATTCGACCAACAGCTATGGGCATGGCCTTGAAATTTTGAGAGCGGATTCAGAAATCGGGATTCGTACCATAGTGGCGATTGCAGATTCTGTGGTAGCCCATGATGAAGATGCGAACTTTAAAAATATGCTGCGGTTGCGGGAGACAAACAGCAACCCACTGACTCAGATTGCTCTTGGGGCGCTCAGTAACGATGTGGAAAGGTTGAAGCGGAGTATAAAAGAAGCACATGAGCTGAATGTGTTCGCTACCGTCCATGTGGGAGGGGTGCCTGGTGAAGCTGGGCTAATCGCTCATTTGCACGAGGAGGGTCTTCCTCTCGATTTTATTAACTTTGCCCACTGCAACCAATTGTCCGAAAAGGACTACGAGCTATTTGTGCAAGAAAATATGTCTGTCTCTATTACACCTGAGATTGAAATGCTGATGGGACATGGATACCCGCCATTTTATCAGATTCTGAGTAAGGGCGGCAGACCGTCAATCGGTGTGGACACAACCTCCGTGGTTGGAGCGGATATGATTACACAATTGCGGGTAGCTTTGGCGTACACCCACAGCGTGCATAATGAACGGGTCAACATCAAGGGTGAAGAACCAAGTCTGGGCGTTTTCAACGCGAAGAGTGTGCTGGAAATGGGCACGATTGACGGAGCCCGCGCGTTGAGGATGGAAGAGGAAATCGGCAGCCTGACACCAGGAAAGAAGGCCGATCTCATTATGATTGACACCGGGGGGCACCAAACAGCGCCACTCTACGATCCTTACAATTATGTATTGATGAATGTGAATGCTGGCAATATCACGCATGTCATGAGTGACGGTCGATGGATGAAGAAGGACGGCAGGGTTGTGCATGATCCTGTTGATATTGACTTGTTGAATGACAGCACACGCTTTATGAGAGAGGAATTGGAGAGATATCAAGGTGTGCGAGTCTGA
- a CDS encoding cadherin-like beta sandwich domain-containing protein, with translation MVSFYKKVMMVALGMLLLIGSLSGHALFAGSTAYAASAGNWSQVSKAGIEGAQYAILLNANETLYIAYSDSNQGGKATVKKFNGTDWDSVGGEGFSESQIRYPSLAVSNGEPYVAYIHNESVVVKKHEGGSWKTVGTETDASNDVLPSLIGINGKIYLAYARKVKVGMVSVNATVKEFQGNDWKLVLNASNSGKAIANIALANQNGKLHVANVWPNFTQVVSLNGTDGSNPWWNFEEDYSISSRNAIAFTASDYNDSTYIAIVDQNDKSIVVNRDTPGKKSSPLSSPGTSENVEGTHALSMTVKDDIPYVAYIDSNSGKVAVKKYIGQWETVGNEAFTPSGVNAVSLTIVDDIPYVVATDSSGDSTVYKMVSTPPPVLSTTATSSDVANAIDITFADDPTWRQNITAVKDEMNKQLAYTAAPGKITIQANELTAVGHTITVSATGYVDTSVKIVSNNADLSSISLNSGALNETFESAKTDYTQNVGQSVTNLTVTPTAADSKSTITVNGSPVSSGQASGAISLQMGSNPITIIVTAQTGATKTYNIQVNKILVSTNANLSGLTVSSGSLNEAFDPDTTSYTHDVGSGTTSLKVTPTTADSKSTVTVNGTAVASGQESAEISLTTGSNMITIIVTAEDGMVTKTYTVQVSKASTSTNADLSNVTLSSGPFHEAFHPAKTNYTQRVGNSTESLTVTPTVADSKATVTVNGSLVKSGEASAAISLKTGTNEITIVVTAEDGTTKTYTIVVTRQSVTPPPPPPPPPPSYYPVTDVSLDQEELYLTEGGETAELRATITPAYATNQSVKWSSSDSEVASVDDQGVVTPLAPGKATITVTTVDQGKTATIRVKVAQEGEKRLVGLRVSDKNILLKPGKSSSIKLYAMYADGTKEDITKNKDVRYETSEEEVATATKGVIKAGKKKGEATITISYQDEELTIPVVVSDVYVSKLKLTPSSLSLEVDEEEQLTLVATLSDRKTEDVTEQAFWDSSEPEVATVNEDGEIIGIAPGVTVISAKYAGKTSKLTVYVGGAELIRQLSISNRSVTLAEGEEEEVTATVYYRDQSKKDITDDAVWSSEDEEIATVENGVITGHAKGTTKLKVKYQGKSMTVFVKVTK, from the coding sequence TTGGTTTCATTTTATAAAAAAGTGATGATGGTCGCTCTGGGAATGCTGCTGCTGATTGGCAGCTTGTCAGGCCATGCTCTGTTCGCAGGAAGCACAGCGTATGCTGCAAGTGCAGGCAATTGGTCGCAAGTAAGCAAGGCGGGAATAGAAGGTGCGCAATATGCGATCCTCTTGAACGCAAATGAAACTTTGTATATCGCCTATTCGGATTCTAACCAAGGCGGAAAGGCCACCGTAAAGAAATTCAACGGAACGGACTGGGATTCGGTTGGGGGCGAAGGTTTTTCCGAAAGTCAAATTCGGTATCCGTCTTTAGCTGTTTCTAACGGAGAACCTTATGTGGCATATATCCATAATGAGAGTGTCGTGGTGAAGAAACATGAAGGAGGTAGCTGGAAAACAGTAGGGACAGAGACCGATGCATCGAATGATGTCCTTCCATCCCTGATTGGCATAAACGGGAAAATATATTTGGCATATGCACGTAAGGTCAAAGTAGGGATGGTAAGCGTTAATGCAACGGTTAAAGAATTTCAAGGAAACGACTGGAAACTGGTATTGAACGCTTCCAATTCGGGAAAAGCCATAGCGAATATTGCGTTAGCGAATCAAAACGGAAAACTCCACGTAGCGAATGTATGGCCAAATTTTACTCAAGTAGTGAGTTTAAATGGGACTGATGGTTCTAATCCATGGTGGAATTTCGAGGAGGATTATTCGATTTCATCACGTAACGCGATAGCTTTTACTGCTAGTGATTACAATGACTCAACTTATATAGCAATAGTGGATCAGAATGATAAGTCCATCGTGGTGAACCGTGACACTCCGGGTAAGAAGAGTTCACCCTTAAGCAGTCCTGGTACATCTGAAAATGTTGAAGGAACACATGCATTGTCCATGACTGTCAAAGACGATATTCCTTATGTAGCGTATATAGACAGCAATAGCGGAAAAGTAGCAGTGAAGAAGTATATTGGCCAATGGGAGACAGTAGGCAACGAGGCTTTTACTCCATCAGGTGTGAATGCTGTTTCGTTAACGATCGTAGATGATATTCCCTATGTAGTTGCAACTGATTCTTCAGGGGATTCCACCGTATACAAAATGGTATCTACACCTCCTCCTGTACTTTCCACAACTGCAACGAGTAGTGATGTAGCCAATGCGATCGACATCACCTTTGCAGATGATCCGACATGGCGTCAAAACATTACGGCAGTCAAAGACGAAATGAACAAGCAGCTTGCTTACACGGCTGCTCCAGGGAAAATTACAATTCAGGCCAATGAGCTGACAGCCGTCGGGCATACGATCACGGTAAGCGCTACCGGTTATGTAGATACATCTGTAAAAATCGTATCCAATAACGCGGATTTGAGCAGCATCAGTCTGAATTCGGGGGCTTTGAATGAAACATTTGAGTCGGCGAAGACGGACTACACGCAAAATGTTGGTCAAAGCGTTACAAACTTGACTGTTACGCCGACTGCTGCTGACTCGAAGTCAACGATAACGGTCAACGGAAGTCCTGTCAGTAGCGGACAAGCAAGCGGTGCAATTTCTCTACAGATGGGAAGCAATCCCATTACCATTATCGTAACAGCACAGACAGGTGCAACGAAGACGTACAACATTCAAGTGAATAAGATTTTGGTGTCGACGAACGCCAATTTAAGCGGCTTAACTGTGAGCAGCGGTTCTTTAAACGAAGCGTTTGATCCAGATACCACAAGCTACACGCATGATGTTGGGAGTGGCACTACTAGTTTGAAAGTAACCCCGACAACGGCTGATTCAAAGTCAACAGTCACAGTGAACGGTACGGCCGTAGCGAGTGGACAAGAAAGTGCTGAGATTTCACTGACTACAGGAAGTAACATGATTACCATTATAGTGACAGCAGAAGATGGCATGGTTACGAAGACGTATACCGTACAAGTGAGTAAAGCTTCTACATCGACAAACGCAGATTTAAGTAACGTAACATTGAGCAGCGGACCTTTTCATGAAGCATTCCATCCTGCGAAAACGAACTACACGCAAAGAGTCGGGAACAGCACAGAGAGCCTGACAGTGACACCGACTGTGGCTGATTCAAAGGCAACGGTAACCGTCAACGGTTCTCTTGTCAAAAGCGGGGAAGCAAGTGCAGCGATTTCCCTGAAAACAGGTACGAACGAGATTACGATTGTGGTAACAGCAGAAGATGGCACAACGAAGACGTACACGATTGTAGTGACCAGACAATCTGTTACGCCACCGCCTCCCCCTCCCCCTCCCCCTCCATCTTACTATCCCGTAACAGACGTGAGCCTCGACCAAGAGGAGTTGTACTTAACGGAAGGTGGAGAAACGGCTGAATTGCGCGCAACGATAACCCCTGCGTATGCAACGAATCAGAGCGTGAAGTGGAGCAGCAGCGATTCAGAAGTAGCATCCGTCGACGATCAGGGTGTGGTTACTCCTCTTGCGCCCGGGAAAGCAACGATTACCGTGACGACCGTTGACCAAGGCAAGACGGCGACGATTCGGGTAAAAGTTGCCCAGGAAGGCGAAAAGAGATTGGTCGGACTGCGCGTATCGGATAAAAACATCCTGTTGAAGCCAGGGAAATCCTCTTCTATCAAGCTGTATGCGATGTACGCCGATGGCACCAAAGAGGACATTACCAAAAACAAAGATGTCCGATATGAAACAAGCGAAGAAGAAGTAGCGACTGCCACAAAAGGTGTAATCAAAGCTGGCAAAAAGAAAGGCGAAGCAACGATTACGATTTCGTATCAGGACGAAGAACTCACCATTCCTGTCGTTGTCTCGGATGTATATGTAAGCAAATTGAAACTCACTCCAAGTAGCTTGAGCTTGGAAGTGGATGAAGAGGAGCAGCTAACACTTGTCGCTACGTTATCCGACCGGAAAACGGAAGATGTTACGGAACAGGCATTTTGGGATAGCAGTGAGCCAGAGGTGGCAACGGTCAATGAGGACGGAGAAATCATCGGAATTGCTCCGGGTGTGACGGTCATTTCAGCCAAATATGCCGGAAAAACATCCAAGCTGACAGTCTATGTTGGGGGTGCTGAGCTGATCCGTCAACTTTCCATCAGTAATCGATCTGTCACGCTTGCTGAAGGAGAAGAGGAAGAGGTCACAGCAACCGTTTACTACCGGGATCAATCGAAAAAAGACATAACAGACGATGCGGTATGGTCCAGTGAAGACGAGGAGATTGCCACCGTAGAAAATGGCGTCATTACAGGACATGCAAAAGGAACAACGAAGCTCAAGGTGAAGTACCAAGGTAAAAGCATGACCGTTTTCGTGAAAGTCACGAAATAA